The following proteins are encoded in a genomic region of Chloroflexota bacterium:
- a CDS encoding PTS sugar transporter subunit IIB, with protein MPSEKIYKIVVACGTAIATSTHVALKVKELLEERGLKVHTVQCRVPEVPSFAADADLVVATAQVPFNIDIPIIDGIPFLTGIGMKEVVDRIETILKTNDSGKP; from the coding sequence ATGCCTTCAGAGAAAATCTACAAAATCGTCGTCGCCTGCGGGACAGCGATTGCCACATCGACTCACGTTGCCCTCAAGGTCAAAGAACTACTCGAGGAGCGCGGCCTCAAGGTTCACACTGTCCAGTGCCGTGTGCCAGAGGTACCGAGTTTTGCCGCAGATGCGGATCTGGTCGTCGCCACCGCGCAAGTGCCGTTTAACATTGATATCCCCATCATTGATGGAATCCCATTTTTGACCGGAATTGGGATGAAGGAGGTGGTCGATAGAATAGAAACCATTCTGAAAACCAACGATTCTGGAAAACCGTAA
- a CDS encoding PTS galactitol transporter subunit IIC (with GatAB forms a phosphoenolpyruvate-dependent sugar phosphotransferase transporter for galactitol; subunit IIC forms the translocation channel and contains the substrate binding site), producing MQAIQSIFNFLTGLGSPVMLPIVIFILGLILGQKIERAFIASVTVGVGFIGLSLVISLLFEALGPATDALVKATGLQLNSLDVGWGVAAAIAFGTAVGSLVFIVALAVNLIMLVFRWTKTLNVDLWNYWHYAFTGSLVYLVSGGNLVLGLIAAAIHAIAALLIGDWTAKDVQEFFRLPGVSIPQGWAITSVPIIKILNAIVEKIPGLRDIYWDSETIQKRLGVFGQPIIMGAILGLLFGILAYGINPGGMTGTQVLGKVLMLAVQMAAVMLLIPRIIAIFMEGLTPLSEAARAFMQKRFAGREFYIGLDSAILIGHPITIAAGILLIPITLLLAAILPGNTTLPAADLAATAFFVCMVPPLTRGNFFRSVLYGIIIMTMVLYISSAFAPLLTQIAKSIGYAIPEGAVQITGLSGGNWIAWVLTTITRLIFGR from the coding sequence ATGCAAGCGATTCAGTCTATTTTTAATTTCCTGACTGGCCTAGGTTCGCCGGTGATGCTGCCGATCGTGATCTTCATTTTGGGGCTGATCCTAGGACAAAAGATCGAACGTGCCTTCATCGCATCAGTCACCGTTGGAGTTGGTTTCATCGGCCTTAGCCTGGTGATCAGCCTGCTGTTCGAGGCCCTGGGTCCTGCCACGGATGCACTGGTCAAGGCGACTGGTCTGCAGCTCAATTCGCTTGACGTCGGCTGGGGTGTTGCTGCCGCCATCGCCTTCGGCACCGCAGTCGGCTCGCTAGTCTTCATAGTGGCGCTGGCTGTGAACTTGATTATGCTGGTGTTCCGCTGGACGAAGACCCTGAACGTCGACTTGTGGAACTACTGGCACTACGCTTTCACCGGTTCACTGGTCTATCTGGTGAGCGGTGGAAATCTGGTGCTGGGCTTGATCGCGGCCGCCATCCATGCCATCGCCGCCTTGCTCATCGGCGACTGGACCGCCAAGGACGTGCAGGAGTTCTTCCGCCTGCCCGGTGTCTCCATCCCCCAGGGCTGGGCTATCACCAGCGTTCCGATCATCAAGATCCTGAATGCGATCGTGGAGAAGATCCCTGGACTGCGCGATATCTACTGGGACTCCGAGACGATCCAGAAGCGCTTGGGCGTGTTCGGCCAGCCGATCATTATGGGCGCCATTCTGGGCCTGCTGTTCGGCATCCTGGCCTATGGTATCAATCCGGGCGGTATGACCGGCACACAGGTGCTTGGCAAGGTGCTTATGCTGGCTGTCCAGATGGCGGCAGTGATGCTGCTGATCCCGCGCATCATCGCTATCTTCATGGAAGGACTAACGCCGCTCTCCGAGGCTGCCCGTGCCTTCATGCAAAAGCGCTTCGCTGGCCGTGAGTTCTATATCGGCTTGGACTCGGCCATCCTAATCGGGCACCCGATCACCATCGCGGCAGGCATCCTGCTGATCCCGATCACGCTGCTGCTCGCTGCTATCCTGCCAGGCAACACCACTTTGCCGGCGGCAGACCTCGCCGCTACCGCCTTCTTTGTCTGCATGGTCCCGCCATTGACGCGTGGCAACTTCTTCCGCTCCGTTCTGTACGGCATCATCATCATGACCATGGTGCTGTACATTTCGAGCGCATTTGCCCCGCTACTGACCCAGATCGCCAAGAGCATCGGCTATGCGATTCCCGAGGGCGCCGTTCAGATCACAGGTCTCTCCGGCGGCAACTGGATCGCCTGGGTGCTGACCACGATCACCAGGCTGATCTTCGGGCGTTAG